A single window of Sphingobacterium sp. ML3W DNA harbors:
- a CDS encoding carbohydrate-binding family 9-like protein — protein MNKLISILALLCCCINSYAQNSIQEFLALQSIPKTYAVHKITEPMQIDGKDLENSWSKAKTIINFEDIQGGEFKKPAYKTEVKMLWDSTNLYIYAKLYEPHIWADIYKHDEIVYLNNDFEIFLKPNLHQAEYYEIEVNPLHTIFDLMLTKPYRFGGQAITHWDVKNLKSAVHIKGTLNNPKDTDSFWSVEFAIPHQSLYAFGKAPFPKNDDYWLCNFSRVQWQHELSDNHYSRKKENNKILAEDNWVWSPIGLINMHYPERWGYLQFVQQATEQDPALPDSYNVTKLAWNVHYLQQLFKKENRHYSEQLTKLSLYKEYILPSTKDFQINMDLNKDKQSYTIKIIDKLSKKIRVSLDNRGHFDLHP, from the coding sequence ATGAACAAACTTATATCTATTCTCGCATTGCTATGCTGTTGTATCAACAGTTATGCCCAAAATTCCATTCAAGAATTTCTAGCGCTACAATCCATTCCAAAAACATATGCCGTTCACAAAATCACTGAACCCATGCAAATTGATGGTAAAGATCTTGAAAACAGCTGGTCTAAAGCAAAGACCATAATTAATTTTGAAGATATCCAAGGAGGTGAATTCAAGAAACCTGCTTATAAAACCGAAGTGAAAATGCTTTGGGATTCGACTAATTTGTACATTTATGCTAAACTTTATGAACCCCACATTTGGGCAGACATTTACAAACATGATGAAATCGTGTACTTGAACAATGATTTTGAAATATTTTTAAAACCCAATCTACATCAAGCAGAATATTACGAAATAGAAGTCAACCCCCTTCATACTATATTCGACCTCATGCTTACCAAGCCGTATCGTTTTGGTGGACAAGCTATCACACACTGGGATGTTAAAAATTTAAAATCTGCGGTACACATAAAAGGGACTCTCAACAATCCTAAAGACACAGATTCATTTTGGTCGGTTGAATTCGCTATCCCTCACCAATCACTCTACGCCTTTGGTAAAGCACCTTTTCCAAAAAATGACGACTATTGGTTATGCAATTTTTCACGCGTACAATGGCAACATGAACTCAGTGATAACCATTATAGCAGAAAAAAAGAAAACAATAAAATATTAGCAGAAGACAATTGGGTCTGGTCACCCATCGGACTAATCAATATGCACTATCCCGAAAGGTGGGGATATCTACAATTTGTACAACAAGCTACAGAGCAAGACCCTGCTTTGCCTGACAGCTATAACGTAACTAAGTTAGCGTGGAATGTCCATTATCTACAACAATTGTTCAAAAAAGAAAACCGTCATTACAGCGAGCAGTTAACAAAACTCTCATTATATAAGGAGTATATCCTTCCCTCTACGAAAGATTTTCAAATCAACATGGATTTAAATAAGGACAAGCAGAGTTATACAATAAAAATTATCGACAAACTTTCAAAAAAAATTCGAGTGTCCTTAGATAACAGAGGCCATTTCGACCTCCATCCTTAA
- a CDS encoding acyltransferase family protein, giving the protein MYKNISFFPNLNAFRFFAALLVIFHHGEVIRAKNSFTSFEHISFFQNGSTAVKFFFVLSGFLISYLLIKEKAAKNTISIKNFYLKRVIRIWPLYFLLVAIGIIIFPFLFNILHINYTFPYHIEQVWLLFVLFLPSLVTFKFGSHLLEPLWSIGVEEWFYIIWAPLFKWINNKLALILAVFLIKVILLIFCFNNIITNTLAVHLIKTFAFESMAIGALGAYLLYHTNINVKAWYKKHVFVNYLLLATLIGYFFFRSTCIALLGFDIFSHWVFSYIILNILFLNLIVYVGVVLDTRSVFNNSFLDYGGKISYGIYMYHMIVIFVVIHLGKNHLLNLDPILSFIIFYSLVLAGTFLTAHLSKKYFEDFFMKYRSKLNS; this is encoded by the coding sequence ATGTATAAGAATATATCCTTTTTCCCAAATCTCAACGCGTTCCGTTTTTTTGCTGCATTGCTTGTCATATTCCATCATGGCGAAGTCATCCGTGCAAAAAACAGTTTCACTAGCTTTGAACACATCAGTTTTTTTCAAAATGGAAGCACCGCCGTAAAATTTTTCTTTGTTTTGAGCGGCTTCCTCATCAGCTATTTGCTCATAAAAGAAAAAGCTGCGAAAAATACAATATCCATTAAAAACTTCTATTTGAAAAGAGTTATCCGCATATGGCCTTTGTATTTTTTATTAGTTGCCATTGGAATTATAATCTTTCCGTTTCTGTTTAATATCCTACATATAAACTATACCTTTCCTTATCATATAGAACAAGTATGGCTTTTATTTGTATTATTCCTACCCAGTTTAGTTACATTCAAATTTGGCTCCCATCTATTGGAACCCCTGTGGTCCATTGGAGTCGAAGAATGGTTCTACATTATTTGGGCGCCCCTATTTAAATGGATAAACAATAAATTAGCCCTAATCTTAGCGGTATTTTTGATTAAAGTAATATTACTTATTTTCTGCTTCAACAACATCATCACCAATACACTTGCGGTACATCTCATTAAAACCTTTGCTTTCGAGTCAATGGCCATAGGTGCATTGGGAGCCTATTTGCTCTATCATACAAATATCAATGTAAAAGCCTGGTACAAAAAACATGTATTCGTTAATTACCTTTTATTAGCTACATTAATTGGATATTTCTTTTTCCGAAGCACCTGCATTGCTTTACTGGGATTTGATATATTTAGCCATTGGGTATTCTCATACATCATACTTAACATCTTATTTCTTAACCTCATCGTTTATGTAGGTGTTGTTTTAGATACTAGGTCGGTTTTCAACAATAGCTTCTTAGACTATGGCGGTAAGATATCTTACGGTATTTACATGTACCATATGATTGTTATTTTCGTTGTCATCCATCTTGGAAAGAACCATTTACTAAATCTAGATCCCATACTAAGTTTTATCATTTTTTATAGTTTGGTACTAGCTGGCACATTTCTTACAGCACATTTATCTAAGAAATATTTTGAAGATTTTTTTATGAAATATAGGTCAAAACTGAATTCGTAA
- a CDS encoding CTP synthase produces MTKYIFVTGGVTSSLGKGIVASSLAKLLQARGYKVTIQKFDPYINIDPGTLNPYEHGECYVTEDGAETDLDLGYYERFLNVPTSQANNVTTGRIYQSVIQKERAGEYLGKTVQVIPHITDEIKNRMRLLGETGQYDIVITELGGTVGDIESLPFIEAVRQLRWELGTHDSVVIHLTLVPYLAAAGELKTKPTQHSVKTLLEYGIQPDILVCRTEHKLTQEIRKKLALFCNVNINAVVESIDAPTIYDVPLNMMKEQLDKTVLAKLKLSNKNEPDLESWKAFLGKLKNPTNEVNIGLVGKYVELPDAYKSIVESFIHAGAANECKVKLQYIAAESVNDQNVQDKLNDMDGVLVAPGFGERGLEGKLASIKYVRENNIPFFGICLGMQCAVIEFGRNVLGLKDANSAEMDPDTPNPVINLMEDQKEIINMGGTMRLGAYDCDVKKGTKAYSIYGKTRISERHRHRYEFNNAYLEQYEAAGMIASGMNPTSGLVEIVELKNHPFFVAGQFHPELKSTVANPHPLFVSFVTAALSNKKNKIQKQETIK; encoded by the coding sequence ATGACTAAATATATTTTTGTTACGGGCGGCGTTACTTCGTCGTTAGGGAAGGGCATTGTTGCATCTTCTCTTGCTAAACTTCTCCAAGCACGTGGCTACAAGGTTACGATCCAAAAATTCGACCCTTACATTAACATTGATCCAGGAACACTAAATCCATATGAGCATGGTGAATGTTACGTAACGGAAGACGGAGCTGAAACAGACCTTGATTTAGGTTATTACGAACGCTTCCTTAATGTTCCCACTTCACAAGCGAACAATGTCACGACAGGTCGTATCTATCAATCTGTAATCCAAAAAGAACGTGCAGGCGAATACTTAGGAAAAACAGTTCAAGTTATTCCACATATCACAGATGAAATAAAAAACCGTATGCGCTTATTAGGTGAGACAGGTCAATATGACATTGTGATTACTGAATTAGGGGGTACTGTCGGAGATATCGAATCTTTACCATTCATCGAGGCGGTGCGTCAATTAAGATGGGAATTAGGCACGCATGACTCTGTCGTTATTCACTTAACATTGGTGCCATATTTAGCTGCTGCAGGTGAATTAAAAACAAAACCAACACAACATTCGGTTAAGACCTTATTGGAATATGGTATCCAACCAGATATTTTGGTGTGTCGTACTGAGCATAAATTAACACAAGAAATTCGCAAAAAACTAGCTTTGTTTTGCAATGTGAATATCAATGCTGTAGTTGAATCTATCGATGCCCCTACGATTTATGATGTACCATTAAATATGATGAAGGAGCAATTGGACAAGACTGTTCTTGCTAAATTGAAACTTTCTAACAAAAATGAGCCAGATTTAGAAAGCTGGAAAGCCTTCTTAGGTAAATTAAAAAACCCGACCAATGAAGTTAATATTGGCTTAGTGGGTAAATACGTCGAACTACCTGATGCTTATAAATCTATCGTTGAAAGCTTTATCCACGCAGGTGCTGCCAATGAGTGTAAAGTAAAATTACAATATATTGCTGCAGAAAGTGTCAATGACCAAAACGTCCAAGACAAATTAAATGATATGGATGGTGTTCTTGTTGCACCAGGATTTGGTGAACGCGGATTAGAAGGAAAATTAGCTTCTATTAAATATGTTCGTGAAAATAACATTCCTTTCTTTGGTATTTGTCTAGGCATGCAATGTGCGGTTATCGAATTCGGTCGCAACGTATTGGGGCTTAAAGATGCCAATAGTGCGGAGATGGATCCTGATACACCTAACCCAGTCATCAATTTGATGGAAGATCAAAAAGAAATCATCAATATGGGTGGTACTATGCGTTTAGGTGCCTATGACTGTGATGTCAAAAAAGGTACAAAAGCATACAGTATCTACGGTAAAACAAGAATATCAGAGCGTCACCGTCACCGTTATGAATTCAACAATGCTTATTTAGAGCAATACGAAGCTGCTGGAATGATTGCATCAGGAATGAATCCAACGTCAGGTTTGGTGGAAATTGTTGAGTTGAAAAACCATCCTTTTTTCGTTGCAGGACAATTTCATCCAGAATTAAAGTCAACTGTTGCAAATCCTCACCCACTTTTTGTTAGCTTTGTAACCGCTGCTTTGTCGAATAAGAAAAATAAGATACAAAAGCAGGAAACAATTAAGTAA
- the yidC gene encoding membrane protein insertase YidC, with protein MDRNTLIGLLLMFGIIAGSFYLMKPSDVEIKKEQALQDSLARVKQGLAPLADSTIAATEIATVQPVDSAALKLPFGAAKFGTEQIITLENDKIIAKISSKGGRVKSVELKGETNFNGKPLILFEGDHNRFGLKFNASGENINTNDLYFATADTDVKISGEDAKSIKLQLTYGVDQYIEYVYTLKGDGYNIGLDINTKGIQNKIDQKSIALDWETILLQKEQNIDSERQKSTVYYKEVDNVDHLSESKDDEKELKEKVEWIAFKQHYFSNILSSKTGFSTANVNVKSTIEDEVVKLYSATAQLDYATQKDNSYSLSFFFGPNQYKTLKAEGHDFHKIINMGWGPMRWINQFITVPVFDFLDNFHLSYGIVILILTLLLKLVLSPLTYKSYLSMAKMRVLKPQLDEIKAKVGDDNAALLQQEQMKLYKTAGVNPLGGCLPLVLQMPFTIAFFYFFPNLFELRGESFLFMKDMSTYDTLFTFSPIFGVNHVSLMCVLMTLTTLLTTWYNNATSGATGQMKYIGYFMPLIFFFVLNSFPAGLNYYYFLSAILTFLTQLIIRSMVNDDKILAKLEDNKKNPKVQKKSSFQSRMEEAMRQAQQNKK; from the coding sequence ATGGATAGAAATACCCTTATTGGTTTACTTCTGATGTTCGGAATCATAGCCGGTTCATTTTACTTAATGAAACCGTCCGACGTAGAAATAAAAAAAGAACAAGCTCTACAAGATTCGCTAGCTCGCGTTAAACAAGGTTTAGCACCATTAGCAGACTCTACGATAGCTGCTACAGAGATCGCAACAGTACAACCTGTTGATTCTGCTGCTTTAAAACTTCCTTTTGGTGCAGCAAAATTTGGAACTGAGCAAATCATCACTTTAGAAAATGATAAAATCATTGCTAAAATCAGTTCTAAGGGTGGTCGTGTAAAATCTGTAGAATTAAAAGGCGAAACAAATTTTAATGGTAAACCATTAATTTTATTTGAGGGAGACCACAACAGATTTGGATTAAAATTCAATGCATCTGGAGAAAACATCAATACCAATGATCTATACTTTGCAACAGCAGATACAGATGTAAAAATTAGTGGTGAAGATGCTAAGTCAATCAAACTTCAATTGACGTATGGAGTTGATCAGTATATTGAATACGTATACACCTTAAAAGGTGATGGTTACAATATCGGTCTTGATATCAACACCAAAGGTATCCAAAACAAGATTGATCAGAAATCAATTGCTTTAGACTGGGAAACCATTTTACTTCAAAAAGAGCAAAATATTGATTCAGAACGTCAAAAATCAACTGTTTACTACAAAGAAGTAGATAACGTAGATCATTTATCAGAATCGAAAGATGATGAAAAAGAACTGAAAGAAAAAGTAGAATGGATTGCATTCAAGCAACACTACTTCTCCAATATTCTTTCTAGCAAAACTGGATTTTCTACTGCAAATGTAAATGTAAAATCTACGATTGAAGATGAAGTTGTTAAGCTTTATAGCGCTACAGCACAGCTGGATTATGCGACTCAAAAAGATAACAGTTATTCGTTAAGCTTTTTCTTTGGACCAAATCAGTATAAAACATTAAAAGCAGAAGGTCATGATTTTCACAAGATCATCAATATGGGTTGGGGGCCGATGCGTTGGATCAATCAATTCATCACTGTTCCTGTATTTGATTTCTTAGATAATTTTCACCTTAGCTATGGTATCGTTATCCTAATTTTAACCTTATTATTAAAATTAGTATTATCACCATTGACATACAAATCTTACCTATCCATGGCTAAAATGCGTGTGTTGAAACCTCAATTAGATGAGATTAAAGCTAAAGTAGGTGATGACAATGCCGCTTTGTTACAACAAGAACAAATGAAATTGTACAAAACAGCAGGTGTGAATCCATTAGGAGGTTGTCTTCCTTTGGTATTACAGATGCCTTTTACAATTGCCTTTTTCTACTTCTTCCCGAATTTATTCGAGTTGAGAGGTGAAAGCTTCTTGTTTATGAAAGACATGTCTACATATGATACCCTATTCACTTTCTCTCCAATTTTTGGTGTGAATCACGTATCATTAATGTGTGTGTTGATGACATTAACAACTTTATTGACCACATGGTACAACAATGCAACTTCGGGTGCTACAGGACAAATGAAATACATTGGTTACTTTATGCCATTGATTTTCTTCTTTGTCTTAAACAGTTTCCCTGCAGGTTTGAACTATTATTACTTCCTAAGTGCTATCCTAACGTTCTTAACACAGTTAATCATTCGTTCAATGGTTAATGATGACAAGATCTTAGCGAAGTTAGAAGACAATAAAAAGAATCCTAAAGTGCAAAAGAAATCGTCGTTTCAATCTAGAATGGAAGAAGCGATGCGTCAAGCACAACAAAATAAAAAGTAA
- a CDS encoding META domain-containing protein encodes MKLNQILVMATLIVGLSSCSVFKKNTDHKNVSTTETMQLTGNKWQLIEVDGKAVAEKVNGRTPYIAFMDSTYSANAGCNMLNGGVTLLDNNKIKFSQGISTMMACPEFEIEQALSKVIINADNYKLDGTLFMLNQGNKTVAKFRLIPAETTEQSLSGTWELDYISGPRIAFAGLYPNTKPTITFDIDTKKVSGNGSCNAYNGTFKTENNHISFGPVASTKMACEGSGEDVYFNTLGKINTYSVSGNTLTLIVGDISMMRFHKK; translated from the coding sequence ATGAAATTAAATCAGATTTTAGTGATGGCTACGCTTATTGTAGGATTAAGCAGTTGTTCAGTTTTCAAGAAAAATACAGATCACAAAAATGTCTCCACTACAGAAACTATGCAATTAACGGGAAACAAATGGCAATTGATAGAAGTCGATGGTAAGGCTGTCGCTGAAAAAGTAAATGGTCGTACACCATACATTGCATTTATGGATAGCACCTACAGTGCAAATGCTGGTTGTAATATGTTAAATGGTGGGGTAACACTTTTGGATAATAATAAGATTAAATTCTCTCAAGGAATTTCAACCATGATGGCTTGTCCTGAGTTTGAAATCGAACAAGCTTTATCAAAAGTGATTATCAATGCGGATAACTACAAATTAGATGGAACATTATTCATGCTAAATCAGGGAAATAAGACAGTCGCCAAGTTCAGATTGATACCTGCAGAAACTACAGAGCAATCTTTATCAGGCACTTGGGAATTGGATTATATCTCAGGACCCCGTATTGCATTTGCAGGTTTATACCCAAACACAAAACCTACGATCACGTTTGATATCGATACTAAGAAAGTTTCAGGAAACGGAAGCTGTAACGCATACAATGGCACTTTCAAGACCGAGAACAATCACATCAGCTTCGGTCCAGTAGCATCGACAAAAATGGCTTGTGAAGGTTCAGGTGAAGACGTATATTTTAATACATTAGGTAAAATCAATACATACAGTGTTTCAGGAAATACATTGACTCTTATTGTTGGAGACATCTCCATGATGAGATTCCATAAAAAATAG
- a CDS encoding helix-turn-helix domain-containing protein, giving the protein MKSSIKIINNYEYKKLFLPDVTDHNLFNESKIQVYRIENYLRSILMPVIPYRTTFNFLIFVTKGTLSQHLESGSYTLAENEVINVKQGNITATLSISDDAEGFFIVYENEIVTDIELGINDIRFFNSHPFTPLSEHVSTWIQKMLTLLEEELFTEGKVMEICISMLQCILLKIIKTDYEVKAPMSRQLDIAFRFREFVQKFHIDHKNVLFYANLLHISENYLNKCVKEATNKPPKQWINEISILHSQILLQDATRDIAGIAFELKFQSPSYFTRLFRKTTGYSPSDYRKHKFLSD; this is encoded by the coding sequence ATGAAATCATCGATTAAGATTATCAACAATTACGAGTACAAAAAACTCTTTTTGCCAGATGTAACTGACCATAATCTATTCAATGAAAGCAAAATACAAGTTTATCGCATTGAAAATTATCTCAGAAGCATTCTCATGCCTGTGATTCCTTATCGTACCACATTCAACTTTCTTATTTTTGTTACCAAAGGAACACTCTCACAGCATTTAGAATCTGGATCCTACACCTTAGCTGAAAATGAAGTTATCAATGTTAAACAAGGAAATATCACCGCTACTTTATCAATTTCAGATGATGCCGAAGGTTTTTTTATTGTTTATGAAAACGAAATCGTAACCGATATTGAACTTGGAATAAATGACATTCGTTTTTTCAATTCTCATCCCTTTACCCCACTTTCAGAACATGTATCCACCTGGATTCAAAAAATGCTCACCTTATTGGAAGAAGAGCTTTTTACTGAAGGTAAAGTAATGGAAATATGCATTTCCATGCTACAATGTATCCTATTAAAAATCATTAAAACAGATTACGAAGTCAAAGCTCCTATGAGCAGACAACTGGATATTGCCTTTCGGTTTAGAGAATTTGTACAGAAATTCCATATCGACCATAAAAATGTATTATTTTATGCCAATCTCCTGCATATATCGGAAAACTATCTCAATAAATGTGTGAAAGAAGCCACCAATAAGCCTCCGAAACAATGGATCAATGAAATCAGTATTTTACATAGCCAGATTTTATTACAAGATGCAACAAGAGATATCGCAGGAATTGCATTTGAGTTGAAATTTCAATCACCCTCCTATTTCACGCGCTTATTCAGAAAAACCACTGGGTATTCACCCAGTGATTATCGCAAGCATAAATTTTTATCCGATTAA